A single genomic interval of Pseudorca crassidens isolate mPseCra1 chromosome 19, mPseCra1.hap1, whole genome shotgun sequence harbors:
- the SRCIN1 gene encoding SRC kinase signaling inhibitor 1 isoform X9, which produces MSEAELPLGFSRMNRFRQSLPLSRSTSQTKLRSPGVLFLQFGEETRRVHITHEVSSLDTLHALIAHMFPQKLTMGMLKSPNTAILIKDEARNVFYELEDVRDIQDRSIIKIYRKEPLYAAFPGSHLTNGDLRPCPVRGLCSAQREMVYASRESSPTRRLNNLSPAPHLASSSPPPGLPSGLPSGSPSRSRLSYAGGRPPSYAGSPVHHAAERLGSAPAAPGVSPSPSAILERRDVKPDEDLAGKAGGMVLVKGEGLYADPYGLLHEGRLSLAAAAGDPFAYPGAGGLYKRGSVRSLSTYSAAALQSDLEDSLYKAAAGGGPLYGDGYGFRLPPSSPQKLADVAAPPGGPPPPHSPYSGPPSRGSPVRQSFRKDSGSSSVFAESPGGKTRSTGGSSTAGVPPPELFPGPGERPLVGFGPPVPAKDTETRERMEAMEKQIASLTGLVQSALLRGSEPETPSEKIEGSNGAATPSAPCGSGSRSSGATPVSGPPPPSASSTPAGQPTAINRLQMQLHLRGLQNSTNDLRSQLQQLRKLQLQNLESLRALLKGTEAELSMRVSEAARRQEDPLQRQRTLVEEERLRYLNDEELITQQLNDLEKSVEKIQRDVSHNHRLVPGPELEEKALVLKQLGETLTELKAHFPGLQSKMRVVLRVEVEAVKFLKEEPQRLDGLLKRCRGVTDTLAQIRRQVDEGAWPPPSNLLNQSPKKVTAETDFNKSLDFEMPPPSPPLKLHEMSGQTEGAPPTPKAGNPTKGLDTPGKRSVDKAVSVEAAERDWEEKRAALTQYSAKDINRLLEETQAELLKAIPDLDCGSKAHPGPAPTPDHKPPKLPHGQKATPRTEPSGRRGSDELTVPRYRTEKPSKSPPPPPPRRSFPSSHGLTTTRTGEVVVTSKKDSAFIKKAESEELEVQKPQVKLRRAVSEVARPSSTPPIMASAVKDEDDEDRIIAELEVFERSSVSPLPPTPCRQPIPTLLFPQDPGPPGGSAPGPTWKAAAGRRPFCVPRIILTECAPKPPSPPEARLEEPGLRTTPTPRPRTLAGSGRGWGNPRAPPGLMAEVSQPGNSSMLEKEGPALKRLGTGSYSPEKGGAGVPCSRGPAPDRTQEPSAAETYPEETLKDSGHNAQPCSGDCRGQRAAGLGCTGHGATTQRMDSLEETLRELEATLSQMGTAPAAGSPGSPPPPPPGPQVAASCPVLSSYLPVPVFRAGGSGRLQEHHASPLLPLAFSQPRPPPGSPVPGWVCRQSPWQAGKLACPGISPTSHGGDQGLSLCSVSVNRQIKFFPPSASPHSPPPLLSDSLCLCCFSACAALLGRPGPWGGSRGLDLSISRETSPPSSHSEEDVGLGLPVLLCLPL; this is translated from the exons CTGCCCCTCTCCCGCTCAACCAGCCAGACGAAGCTGCGCTCTCCAG GGGTGCTGTTCCTGCAGTTCGGGGAGGAGACTCGGCGCGTGCACATCACGCACGAGGTCAGCAGCCTGGACACGCTGCACGCACTCATCGCGCACATGTTCCCGCAGAAGCTCACCATGGGCATGCTGAAGTCGCCCAACACAGCCATCCTCATCAAGGACGAGGCTCGCAACGTCTTCTACGAGTTGGAGGACGTCCG GGACATCCAGGACCGCAGTATTATCAAGATCTATAGGAAGGAGCCACTCTACGCCGCTTTCCCTGGCTCACACCTCACCAACGGGGACCTCCGG CCCTGTCCGGTTCGGGGGCTGTGTTCTGCACAGAGAGAGATGGTGTATGCGTCGCGGGAGTCGTCGCCCACGCGGCGCCTCAACAACCTGTCGCCCGCGCCGCACCTGGCCTCCAGTTCGCCGCCGCCGGGGCTACCGTCGGGGCTGCCGTCGGGCTCGCCGTCGCGCTCGCGCCTATCGTACGCCGGGGGGCGCCCGCCCTCCTACGCCGGCAGCCCCGTGCACCACGCGGCCGAGCGGCTGGGAAGCGCCCCCGCCGCCCCGGGCGTTAGCCCGAGCCCCAGCGCCATCCTGGAGCGGCGCGATGTGAAGCCGGATGAGGACCTGGCGGGCAAGGCGGGCGGCATGGTGCTGGTGAAGGGCGAGGGCCTCTACGCCGACCCCTACGGGCTGCTCCACGAGGGCCGCCTGAGCCTGGCCGCGGCCGCCGGCGACCCATTCGCCTACCCGGGCGCCGGTGGCCTGTACAAGCGCGGCTCGGTGCGCTCACTCAGCACTTACTCGGCCGCTGCGCTGCAGTCCGACCTGGAGGACTCACTGTACAAGGCGGCGGCCGGAGGCGGCCCGCTCTACGGCGACGGCTACGGCTTCCGCCTGCCGCCCTCGTCGCCGCAGAAGCTGGCCGACGTGGCTGCGCCCCCCGGGGGCCCCCCACCGCCGCACAGCCCCTACTCGGGGCCGCCCAGCCGCGGCTCGCCGGTGCGCCAGTCCTTCCGCAAGGACTCAGGCTCCTCGTCTGTCTTCGCCGAGAGCCCCGGAGGCAAGACCCGCAGCACCGGGGGCTCCTCGACGGCTGGAGTCCCCCCTCCCGAGCTCTTCCCCGGGCCTGGGGAGCGCCCGCTCGTGGGGTTCGGGCCGCCTGTGCCAGCCAAGGACACGGAGACCAG GGAGCGCATGGAGGCCATGGAGAAGCAAATTGCTAGCCTCACTGGCCTGGTGCAGAGTGCCCTACTGCGAGGCTCGGAGCCAGAGACCCCCAG TGAGAAGATTGAAGGCTCCAATGGAGCAGCCACCCCCTCAGCAC CCTGCGGGTCAGGCAGCCGGAGCAGCGGGGCCACCCCAGTGTCCGGCCCTCCCCCGCCCTCGGCCAGCAGCACGCCTGCGGGGCAGCCCACTGCCATCAACCGTTTGCAGATGCAGCTACACCTGCGTGGCCTGCAGAACAGCACCAATGACCTGCGCAGCCAGCTTCAGCAATTGCGGAAGCTCCAG CTACAGAACCTGGAGTCTTTGCGCGCGCTGCTGAAGGGCACGGAGGCGGAGCTGAGCATGCGCGTGTCGGAGGCGGCGCGGCGGCAGGAGGACCCGCTGCAGCGGCAGCGCACCCTAGTGGAAGAGGAGCGGCTGCGCTACCTCAACGACGAGGAGCTCATCACCCAGCAGCTCAA TGACCTGGAGAAGTCGGTGGAGAAGATCCAGAGGGACGTGTCCCACAACCACCGACTGGTGCCTGGGCCCGAGCTGGAAGAGAAGGCTCTGGTGCTGAAGCAGCTCGGGGAGACGCTGACTGAACTCAAGG cTCACTTCCCAGGCCTGCAGAGCAAGATGCGGGTAGTGCTGCGTGTGGAGGTGGAGGCAGTGAAGTTCCTGAAGGAGGAGCCACAGCGCCTGGATGGGCTACTCAAGCGCTGCCGTGGGGTCACAGACACGCTGGCCCAGATCCGAAG GCAAGTGGACGAAGGTGCGTGGCCACCCCCCAGCAACCTCCTGAATCAGTCCCCCAAGAAGGTTACAGCCGAGACTGACTTCAACAAGAGCTTGGACTTTGAAATGCCACCCCCCAGCCCTCCACTGAAGCTCCACGAGATGAGCGGGCAAACCGAGGGGGCCCCTCCGACCCCGAAGGCGGGCAACCCCACCAAAGGCCTGGACACTCCTGGCAAGAGAAGCGTGGACAAGGCTGTGTCTGTTGAG GCTGCCGAGCGGGACTGGGAGGAAAAGCGGGCAGCCCTGACCCAGTACAGCGCCAAGGACATCAACCGGCTTCTGGAGGAGACACAGGCAGAGCTGCTGAAGGCCATCCCTGACCTGGACTGTGGGAGCAAGGCCCACCCAggcccagcccccacccctgACCACAAGCCCCCCAAGCTACCCCACGGTCAGAAGGCAACCCCCCGAACGGAGCCCAGTGGAAGGAGAGGCTCAG ATGAGCTGACAGTGCCCCGATACCGCACGGAGAAGCCCTCCAAGTcgcccccgccgccccctccccgccggAGCTTCCCCTCCTCCCATGGCCTGACCACCACGCGCACTGGAGAGGTCGTGGTCACCAGCAAGAAGGACTCGGCCTTCATCAAG AAGGCCGAGTCTGAGGAGCTGGAGGTGCAGAAGCCCCAGGTAAAGCTGCGCCGAGCCGTGTCCGAGGTGGCCCGCCCGTCCTCCACGCCCCCCATCATGGCCTCTGCCGTCAAGGATGAGGACGACGAGGACCGCATCATCGCAGAGCTGGAG GTGTTTGAGAGAAGCTCagtgtctcccctcccccccacgcCCTGCCGCCAGCCGATCCCCACCTTGCTGTTCCCCCAGGACCCGGGGCCTCCTGGGGGCTCAGCCCCGGGCCCCACGTGGAAG GctgccgcaggccgcaggccctTCTGCGTCCCCCGGATCATCTTGACAGAGTGTGCCCCCAAACCTCCTTCTCCACCAGAGGCCAGGCTTGAGGAACCCGGCCTCAGGACAACCCCTACCCCACGACCCCGGACCCTGGCTGGCAGCGGGAGGGGCTGGGGTAATCCACGGGCCCCGCCAGGGCTAATGGCTGAGGTTTCCCAGCCCGGGAACAGCTCAATGCTGGAGAAGGAAGGGCCGGCTCTGAAGAGACTGGGGACAGGGAGCTACAGCCCAGAAAAGGGAGGAGCTGGGGTCCCCTGTTCTCGGGGACCTGCCCCAGACAGGACCCAGGAGCCCTCCGCTGCCGAGACCTACCCAGAGGAGACCCTCAAGGACTCTGGACACAACGCCCAACCCTGCAGTGGGGACTGCAGGGGTCAGCGTGCTGCTGGCCTGGGCTGCACGGGGCACGGTGCCACCACCCAGCGGATGGACAGCCTGGAGGAGACGCTCCGGGAGCTGGAAGCCACCCTGAGCCAGATGGGCACGGCCCCTGCCGCGGGATCCCctggcagccccccacccccgccccctggtCCCCAGGTGGCTGCCTCCTGCCCCGTCCTCTCCTCTTACCTTCCTGTTCCAGTCTTCAGAGCTGGAGGGAGTGGGAGGCTGCAGGAGCACCacgccagccccctcctcccactgGCCTTCTCTCAGCCCCGCCCCCCTCCTGGGAGCCCGGTGCCAGGCTGGGTTTGCAGGCAGAGCCCCTGGCAGGCTGGGAAGCTGGCCTGCCCAGGGATCAGCCCAACCAGCCATGGTGGGGACCAGggcctctccctctgctctgTATCTGTAAACCGACAAATAAAGTTCTTTCCCCCTTCTGCATCCCCacactcccctcctcctctcctgtctgactctctctgtctctgctgttTCTCTGCCTGCGCCGCCCTTCTGGGCAGGCCTGGTCCCTGGGGTGGTTCAAGGGGGCTGGACTTGTCCATCTCTAGGGAGACTTCGCCCCCATCCTCCCATTCAGAGGAAGatgtgggcctggggctgccagtCCTACTTTGTCTGCCATTATAA
- the SRCIN1 gene encoding SRC kinase signaling inhibitor 1 isoform X8, with product MASFLFLGGWRAHVPGLSPERQGSLTCPWPYSLLPAPPHNHLFSYFHQQPNYWSFKTRSSRHTQGAQPGLADQAAKLSYASAESLETMSEAELPLGFSRMNRFRQSLPLSRSTSQTKLRSPGVLFLQFGEETRRVHITHEVSSLDTLHALIAHMFPQKLTMGMLKSPNTAILIKDEARNVFYELEDVRDIQDRSIIKIYRKEPLYAAFPGSHLTNGDLRPCPVRGLCSAQREMVYASRESSPTRRLNNLSPAPHLASSSPPPGLPSGLPSGSPSRSRLSYAGGRPPSYAGSPVHHAAERLGSAPAAPGVSPSPSAILERRDVKPDEDLAGKAGGMVLVKGEGLYADPYGLLHEGRLSLAAAAGDPFAYPGAGGLYKRGSVRSLSTYSAAALQSDLEDSLYKAAAGGGPLYGDGYGFRLPPSSPQKLADVAAPPGGPPPPHSPYSGPPSRGSPVRQSFRKDSGSSSVFAESPGGKTRSTGGSSTAGVPPPELFPGPGERPLVGFGPPVPAKDTETRERMEAMEKQIASLTGLVQSALLRGSEPETPSEKIEGSNGAATPSAPCGSGSRSSGATPVSGPPPPSASSTPAGQPTAINRLQMQLHLRGLQNSTNDLRSQLQQLRKLQLQNLESLRALLKGTEAELSMRVSEAARRQEDPLQRQRTLVEEERLRYLNDEELITQQLNDLEKSVEKIQRDVSHNHRLVPGPELEEKALVLKQLGETLTELKAHFPGLQSKMRVVLRVEVEAVKFLKEEPQRLDGLLKRCRGVTDTLAQIRRQVDEGAWPPPSNLLNQSPKKVTAETDFNKSLDFEMPPPSPPLKLHEMSGQTEGAPPTPKAGNPTKGLDTPGKRSVDKAVSVEAAERDWEEKRAALTQYSAKDINRLLEETQAELLKAIPDLDCGSKAHPGPAPTPDHKPPKLPHGQKATPRTEPSGRRGSDELTVPRYRTEKPSKSPPPPPPRRSFPSSHGLTTTRTGEVVVTSKKDSAFIKKAESEELEVQKPQVKLRRAVSEVARPSSTPPIMASAVKDEDDEDRIIAELEVFERSSVSPLPPTPCRQPIPTLLFPQDPGPPGGSAPGPTWKAAAGRRPFCVPRIILTECAPKPPSPPEARLEEPGLRTTPTPRPRTLAGSGRGWGNPRAPPGLMAEVSQPGNSSMLEKEGPALKRLGTGSYSPEKGGAGVPCSRGPAPDRTQEPSAAETYPEETLKDSGHNAQPCSGDCRGQRAAGLGCTGHGATTQRMDSLEETLRELEATLSQMGTAPAAGSPGSPPPPPPGPQVAASCPVLSSYLPVPVFRAGGSGRLQEHHASPLLPLAFSQPRPPPGSPVPGWVCRQSPWQAGKLACPGISPTSHGGDQGLSLCSVSVNRQIKFFPPSASPHSPPPLLSDSLCLCCFSACAALLGRPGPWGGSRGLDLSISRETSPPSSHSEEDVGLGLPVLLCLPL from the exons CTGCCCCTCTCCCGCTCAACCAGCCAGACGAAGCTGCGCTCTCCAG GGGTGCTGTTCCTGCAGTTCGGGGAGGAGACTCGGCGCGTGCACATCACGCACGAGGTCAGCAGCCTGGACACGCTGCACGCACTCATCGCGCACATGTTCCCGCAGAAGCTCACCATGGGCATGCTGAAGTCGCCCAACACAGCCATCCTCATCAAGGACGAGGCTCGCAACGTCTTCTACGAGTTGGAGGACGTCCG GGACATCCAGGACCGCAGTATTATCAAGATCTATAGGAAGGAGCCACTCTACGCCGCTTTCCCTGGCTCACACCTCACCAACGGGGACCTCCGG CCCTGTCCGGTTCGGGGGCTGTGTTCTGCACAGAGAGAGATGGTGTATGCGTCGCGGGAGTCGTCGCCCACGCGGCGCCTCAACAACCTGTCGCCCGCGCCGCACCTGGCCTCCAGTTCGCCGCCGCCGGGGCTACCGTCGGGGCTGCCGTCGGGCTCGCCGTCGCGCTCGCGCCTATCGTACGCCGGGGGGCGCCCGCCCTCCTACGCCGGCAGCCCCGTGCACCACGCGGCCGAGCGGCTGGGAAGCGCCCCCGCCGCCCCGGGCGTTAGCCCGAGCCCCAGCGCCATCCTGGAGCGGCGCGATGTGAAGCCGGATGAGGACCTGGCGGGCAAGGCGGGCGGCATGGTGCTGGTGAAGGGCGAGGGCCTCTACGCCGACCCCTACGGGCTGCTCCACGAGGGCCGCCTGAGCCTGGCCGCGGCCGCCGGCGACCCATTCGCCTACCCGGGCGCCGGTGGCCTGTACAAGCGCGGCTCGGTGCGCTCACTCAGCACTTACTCGGCCGCTGCGCTGCAGTCCGACCTGGAGGACTCACTGTACAAGGCGGCGGCCGGAGGCGGCCCGCTCTACGGCGACGGCTACGGCTTCCGCCTGCCGCCCTCGTCGCCGCAGAAGCTGGCCGACGTGGCTGCGCCCCCCGGGGGCCCCCCACCGCCGCACAGCCCCTACTCGGGGCCGCCCAGCCGCGGCTCGCCGGTGCGCCAGTCCTTCCGCAAGGACTCAGGCTCCTCGTCTGTCTTCGCCGAGAGCCCCGGAGGCAAGACCCGCAGCACCGGGGGCTCCTCGACGGCTGGAGTCCCCCCTCCCGAGCTCTTCCCCGGGCCTGGGGAGCGCCCGCTCGTGGGGTTCGGGCCGCCTGTGCCAGCCAAGGACACGGAGACCAG GGAGCGCATGGAGGCCATGGAGAAGCAAATTGCTAGCCTCACTGGCCTGGTGCAGAGTGCCCTACTGCGAGGCTCGGAGCCAGAGACCCCCAG TGAGAAGATTGAAGGCTCCAATGGAGCAGCCACCCCCTCAGCAC CCTGCGGGTCAGGCAGCCGGAGCAGCGGGGCCACCCCAGTGTCCGGCCCTCCCCCGCCCTCGGCCAGCAGCACGCCTGCGGGGCAGCCCACTGCCATCAACCGTTTGCAGATGCAGCTACACCTGCGTGGCCTGCAGAACAGCACCAATGACCTGCGCAGCCAGCTTCAGCAATTGCGGAAGCTCCAG CTACAGAACCTGGAGTCTTTGCGCGCGCTGCTGAAGGGCACGGAGGCGGAGCTGAGCATGCGCGTGTCGGAGGCGGCGCGGCGGCAGGAGGACCCGCTGCAGCGGCAGCGCACCCTAGTGGAAGAGGAGCGGCTGCGCTACCTCAACGACGAGGAGCTCATCACCCAGCAGCTCAA TGACCTGGAGAAGTCGGTGGAGAAGATCCAGAGGGACGTGTCCCACAACCACCGACTGGTGCCTGGGCCCGAGCTGGAAGAGAAGGCTCTGGTGCTGAAGCAGCTCGGGGAGACGCTGACTGAACTCAAGG cTCACTTCCCAGGCCTGCAGAGCAAGATGCGGGTAGTGCTGCGTGTGGAGGTGGAGGCAGTGAAGTTCCTGAAGGAGGAGCCACAGCGCCTGGATGGGCTACTCAAGCGCTGCCGTGGGGTCACAGACACGCTGGCCCAGATCCGAAG GCAAGTGGACGAAGGTGCGTGGCCACCCCCCAGCAACCTCCTGAATCAGTCCCCCAAGAAGGTTACAGCCGAGACTGACTTCAACAAGAGCTTGGACTTTGAAATGCCACCCCCCAGCCCTCCACTGAAGCTCCACGAGATGAGCGGGCAAACCGAGGGGGCCCCTCCGACCCCGAAGGCGGGCAACCCCACCAAAGGCCTGGACACTCCTGGCAAGAGAAGCGTGGACAAGGCTGTGTCTGTTGAG GCTGCCGAGCGGGACTGGGAGGAAAAGCGGGCAGCCCTGACCCAGTACAGCGCCAAGGACATCAACCGGCTTCTGGAGGAGACACAGGCAGAGCTGCTGAAGGCCATCCCTGACCTGGACTGTGGGAGCAAGGCCCACCCAggcccagcccccacccctgACCACAAGCCCCCCAAGCTACCCCACGGTCAGAAGGCAACCCCCCGAACGGAGCCCAGTGGAAGGAGAGGCTCAG ATGAGCTGACAGTGCCCCGATACCGCACGGAGAAGCCCTCCAAGTcgcccccgccgccccctccccgccggAGCTTCCCCTCCTCCCATGGCCTGACCACCACGCGCACTGGAGAGGTCGTGGTCACCAGCAAGAAGGACTCGGCCTTCATCAAG AAGGCCGAGTCTGAGGAGCTGGAGGTGCAGAAGCCCCAGGTAAAGCTGCGCCGAGCCGTGTCCGAGGTGGCCCGCCCGTCCTCCACGCCCCCCATCATGGCCTCTGCCGTCAAGGATGAGGACGACGAGGACCGCATCATCGCAGAGCTGGAG GTGTTTGAGAGAAGCTCagtgtctcccctcccccccacgcCCTGCCGCCAGCCGATCCCCACCTTGCTGTTCCCCCAGGACCCGGGGCCTCCTGGGGGCTCAGCCCCGGGCCCCACGTGGAAG GctgccgcaggccgcaggccctTCTGCGTCCCCCGGATCATCTTGACAGAGTGTGCCCCCAAACCTCCTTCTCCACCAGAGGCCAGGCTTGAGGAACCCGGCCTCAGGACAACCCCTACCCCACGACCCCGGACCCTGGCTGGCAGCGGGAGGGGCTGGGGTAATCCACGGGCCCCGCCAGGGCTAATGGCTGAGGTTTCCCAGCCCGGGAACAGCTCAATGCTGGAGAAGGAAGGGCCGGCTCTGAAGAGACTGGGGACAGGGAGCTACAGCCCAGAAAAGGGAGGAGCTGGGGTCCCCTGTTCTCGGGGACCTGCCCCAGACAGGACCCAGGAGCCCTCCGCTGCCGAGACCTACCCAGAGGAGACCCTCAAGGACTCTGGACACAACGCCCAACCCTGCAGTGGGGACTGCAGGGGTCAGCGTGCTGCTGGCCTGGGCTGCACGGGGCACGGTGCCACCACCCAGCGGATGGACAGCCTGGAGGAGACGCTCCGGGAGCTGGAAGCCACCCTGAGCCAGATGGGCACGGCCCCTGCCGCGGGATCCCctggcagccccccacccccgccccctggtCCCCAGGTGGCTGCCTCCTGCCCCGTCCTCTCCTCTTACCTTCCTGTTCCAGTCTTCAGAGCTGGAGGGAGTGGGAGGCTGCAGGAGCACCacgccagccccctcctcccactgGCCTTCTCTCAGCCCCGCCCCCCTCCTGGGAGCCCGGTGCCAGGCTGGGTTTGCAGGCAGAGCCCCTGGCAGGCTGGGAAGCTGGCCTGCCCAGGGATCAGCCCAACCAGCCATGGTGGGGACCAGggcctctccctctgctctgTATCTGTAAACCGACAAATAAAGTTCTTTCCCCCTTCTGCATCCCCacactcccctcctcctctcctgtctgactctctctgtctctgctgttTCTCTGCCTGCGCCGCCCTTCTGGGCAGGCCTGGTCCCTGGGGTGGTTCAAGGGGGCTGGACTTGTCCATCTCTAGGGAGACTTCGCCCCCATCCTCCCATTCAGAGGAAGatgtgggcctggggctgccagtCCTACTTTGTCTGCCATTATAA